One part of the Neisseria zalophi genome encodes these proteins:
- a CDS encoding DUF2868 domain-containing protein, with protein MLNPPRQLTELVRLLQERNHIFSADPQPITEALRHADGNIETKLNRRAEMIDSDHKLQDSLARIRSLFAWLLLAATLFWLISGFAGTVTLMQQSGLNFFFVLAGVLGLHTLMLLAWIITACLPRYKAGGFFSNPAFWIRGKDPVNQAIMRLYSDELAKPATRWALGLTVHRLWLATLIGMLAAAVLLLSVRQYTFNWESTLLSDATFVQAVHILSWLPAKLGFPVPDADAVLISRLNNDIATSRQWGGLLIGSLICYGLLPRFAAWLVCKILSRRTRSTLPLDKPYYRQIIQQWQRRVVDADTQSETVTAVTPKIKLDDTPKWAVMLDAEWPEKSWFKHILGQDWLDKGTADSRDTVAALKAELQQEPAQLLIGVRARSVPDRGILRQITALAEAAQGGAVVQLLVEKDFSDGLNDYLSQWHTALGERGLPWLDPARVSQQARLGKEAV; from the coding sequence ATGCTCAATCCACCCCGCCAGCTCACCGAACTTGTCCGCCTGCTGCAAGAACGCAACCATATTTTTTCCGCCGACCCGCAGCCGATTACCGAAGCCCTGCGCCATGCCGACGGCAATATCGAAACCAAACTCAACCGCCGCGCGGAAATGATAGACAGCGACCACAAACTGCAAGACAGCTTGGCGCGTATCCGCAGCCTGTTTGCTTGGCTGCTGCTGGCGGCAACCTTGTTTTGGCTGATTAGCGGCTTTGCAGGCACGGTTACCCTGATGCAGCAATCGGGCTTAAATTTCTTTTTTGTATTGGCCGGCGTATTGGGGCTGCATACCTTAATGTTGCTGGCGTGGATAATCACCGCCTGCCTGCCGCGCTATAAAGCCGGCGGATTTTTCTCTAACCCGGCCTTTTGGATACGCGGCAAAGATCCGGTTAACCAAGCCATTATGCGGCTGTATAGCGACGAATTGGCCAAACCTGCTACCCGTTGGGCGCTCGGCCTAACCGTTCACCGCTTATGGCTGGCAACCCTAATCGGCATGTTGGCCGCCGCCGTTTTGCTGCTGAGCGTGCGCCAATATACCTTTAATTGGGAAAGCACCTTATTGAGCGATGCCACATTTGTGCAGGCCGTGCATATTTTATCGTGGCTGCCGGCCAAACTCGGCTTTCCCGTGCCCGATGCCGATGCCGTATTAATCAGCCGTCTGAACAACGATATCGCCACATCCCGACAATGGGGCGGCCTGCTGATTGGCAGCCTTATCTGCTACGGCCTGCTGCCGCGCTTTGCCGCATGGCTGGTGTGCAAAATACTTTCCCGTCGCACCCGAAGCACCTTGCCGCTCGACAAACCTTATTACCGCCAAATTATCCAGCAATGGCAGCGGCGGGTAGTCGATGCCGACACCCAAAGCGAAACCGTTACCGCCGTTACCCCGAAAATCAAACTCGATGACACCCCGAAATGGGCGGTGATGCTCGATGCCGAATGGCCGGAAAAATCATGGTTCAAACACATTTTAGGGCAGGATTGGCTCGATAAAGGCACTGCCGACAGCCGCGATACCGTAGCCGCATTAAAAGCCGAATTGCAACAAGAGCCCGCGCAATTATTAATCGGCGTCCGCGCCCGCAGCGTGCCCGACCGCGGTATCCTGCGCCAAATCACCGCCCTTGCCGAAGCCGCGCAGGGCGGGGCGGTAGTGCAATTATTAGTAGAAAAAGATTTTTCAGACGGCCTCAACGATTATTTAAGCCAATGGCACACCGCCTTGGGCGAACGCGGCCTGCCGTGGTTGGATCCGGCACGCGTGAGCCAGCAGGCGCGCTTGGGGAAAGAGGCCGTCTGA
- a CDS encoding KAP family P-loop NTPase fold protein gives MEQRENNNSMKSAENAALKLSIDNPIKSAENDALNRHKSAKQFASSIFDIDASEGLVVGVLGEWGSGKTSYINMMREEILKHAEIIEFNPWMFSSVDNLVESFFSELTIQLRILNHHKISRKFKKYGGLFDKLDAIPFIGNLGKGISFFLNSVAFIWSVKEGGLSGLRNKLTQELKKLDKPIVVILDDVDRLSSQEIKEIFKLVRLTASFPNMIYLMAFDKLRVEQALSEQGQIDGKAYLEKILQLSFDIPKVSRNQIQEKLISALDNVLSALPIQFDEKRWGNILYEIILPNINNMRDVNRYALAVSIAFKEIKNKIEAVDILALEAIRLFRPDKFHQIYELRDLLTTVDLQTDTNTLRIKEFVEDDKQCNAIIKNIFPMSEQYLQGGARYSPEFYSKCKKEKRLVDSIFFDFYFEMQESINLSNYNQAQRILLTMADEIRFKNSLAEVPKENLEDIINNLISFEDEFTEQHALATIPYLYEIIKKIPDRPRTFMGISSKDIVRQLVFRLIRSIPEHNRLNIIKELMKKTNLSGRLEIINIVSYRETSAYKLLDENKVNILKEELYRDIQRASENELVNELELLLLLSWLRSKIPDIELPILKSKNIFFKLLNFAKSESLGRIAGSYYTYRKEYLFWEQLIQLYKSENNLHEMIDLLNSDDTFKNEPIMKLANKYRNGWRDDDYAYRASRYK, from the coding sequence ATGGAGCAGCGAGAAAATAACAATTCGATGAAAAGTGCTGAAAACGCAGCTTTAAAGTTAAGTATTGATAATCCTATTAAAAGCGCTGAAAACGATGCTTTAAATCGCCATAAGAGTGCCAAACAGTTTGCATCCAGTATTTTCGATATTGATGCAAGCGAAGGCTTGGTGGTTGGTGTTTTAGGGGAGTGGGGAAGCGGGAAAACTTCCTATATCAATATGATGCGTGAAGAAATTTTGAAACACGCTGAAATTATTGAGTTTAACCCTTGGATGTTTTCAAGCGTTGATAATTTGGTTGAAAGCTTTTTTTCCGAATTAACGATTCAATTGAGAATACTAAACCATCATAAGATAAGCCGAAAATTCAAAAAGTATGGAGGTTTGTTTGATAAGCTTGATGCTATTCCATTTATTGGCAATTTGGGAAAAGGCATTTCTTTTTTCTTGAATAGTGTTGCTTTTATCTGGTCGGTTAAAGAGGGAGGTTTATCAGGTCTTCGCAATAAACTAACGCAGGAATTAAAGAAATTAGATAAGCCAATAGTTGTGATATTAGATGATGTGGATAGGCTGTCTTCTCAAGAAATCAAGGAAATTTTTAAGTTGGTGCGCTTAACGGCCAGTTTTCCCAATATGATTTATTTAATGGCATTCGATAAGCTTCGCGTTGAACAGGCTTTATCCGAGCAAGGGCAAATTGACGGTAAGGCATATTTAGAAAAGATTTTGCAGCTTAGTTTTGATATTCCTAAAGTTTCACGAAACCAGATACAAGAAAAGTTAATAAGTGCTTTAGATAATGTATTAAGTGCATTGCCTATCCAATTCGATGAAAAACGATGGGGAAATATTCTATATGAGATTATTTTGCCAAATATTAACAATATGCGTGATGTGAATCGTTATGCACTTGCCGTTAGTATAGCATTTAAAGAAATAAAAAATAAAATAGAAGCAGTAGATATTTTAGCTTTGGAAGCTATTCGTTTATTCAGACCAGATAAATTTCATCAAATCTATGAATTAAGGGATTTATTAACTACTGTTGATTTGCAAACTGATACAAATACTTTAAGGATCAAAGAATTCGTTGAAGACGATAAGCAATGTAATGCAATCATTAAAAATATATTTCCAATGTCTGAACAATATTTACAAGGAGGAGCGCGTTATTCACCCGAGTTTTATTCTAAATGTAAAAAAGAAAAGCGCTTAGTTGATAGCATATTTTTTGATTTCTATTTTGAGATGCAGGAAAGTATAAATCTATCTAATTACAATCAAGCTCAGCGTATTTTGTTGACAATGGCAGATGAGATTCGTTTTAAAAATAGTTTGGCAGAGGTACCTAAAGAAAACTTAGAAGATATTATCAATAATTTAATTAGTTTTGAAGATGAGTTTACTGAGCAACATGCCTTAGCAACAATACCTTATTTATATGAAATAATAAAAAAGATTCCCGATAGGCCAAGAACATTTATGGGTATTAGCTCTAAAGATATTGTAAGGCAATTGGTTTTTAGACTTATTCGTTCTATACCAGAACATAATAGATTAAACATAATTAAAGAGCTTATGAAAAAAACCAATCTGTCAGGAAGATTGGAAATTATTAATATAGTTAGTTATAGAGAAACATCAGCGTATAAACTTTTAGACGAAAATAAAGTTAACATACTAAAAGAAGAATTATATCGAGATATTCAAAGGGCAAGTGAGAATGAGCTTGTTAATGAGTTGGAATTATTACTTCTATTAAGTTGGTTAAGAAGTAAGATACCCGATATTGAGCTGCCAATTTTAAAATCTAAAAATATCTTTTTTAAGTTATTAAATTTTGCTAAGTCTGAAAGCTTGGGCCGTATTGCAGGAAGTTATTATACATATAGAAAAGAGTATTTATTTTGGGAGCAGCTTATTCAGCTATATAAATCTGAGAATAATTTGCATGAAATGATAGATTTATTAAATTCCGATGATACTTTTAAAAATGAACCTATTATGAAATTAGCCAATAAATATCGGAATGGTTGGCGTGATGATGATTATGCTTACCGGGCATCAAGGTACAAATAA
- the upp gene encoding uracil phosphoribosyltransferase — MNITIIDHPLVKHKLTLMREAECSTYKFRTLTNELARLMAYEASRDFETENYIIDGWCGKIEGQRIKGKTLTVVPILRAGLGMLDGVLDLIPTAKISVVGLQRDEETLKPVSYFEKFVDSMESRPALIIDPMLATGGSMVATIDLLKQKGCQNIKALVLVAAPEGVKVVNDAHPDVTIYAAALDSHLNEQGYIIPGLGDAGDKIFGTR, encoded by the coding sequence ATGAACATTACCATCATCGATCACCCCCTCGTTAAACACAAGCTCACCCTAATGCGCGAGGCCGAATGCAGCACCTATAAATTCCGCACCCTCACCAATGAGTTGGCACGCCTGATGGCCTATGAAGCCAGCCGTGATTTTGAAACCGAAAACTATATTATCGACGGCTGGTGCGGCAAAATCGAAGGCCAACGCATTAAGGGCAAAACCTTAACCGTGGTGCCGATTCTGCGTGCCGGTCTCGGCATGTTAGACGGCGTATTGGATTTGATTCCCACCGCCAAAATCAGCGTAGTCGGCTTGCAACGCGACGAAGAAACACTCAAACCCGTTTCTTATTTTGAAAAATTCGTCGACAGCATGGAATCGCGCCCTGCCCTGATTATCGACCCGATGCTGGCCACCGGCGGCTCGATGGTCGCCACTATCGACCTGTTGAAGCAAAAAGGCTGCCAAAATATTAAAGCCCTTGTGTTGGTGGCCGCGCCGGAAGGGGTGAAAGTGGTAAACGACGCGCACCCCGATGTCACCATCTACGCCGCCGCGCTCGACAGCCATCTCAACGAACAAGGCTATATCATCCCCGGCTTGGGCGATGCCGGCGATAAGATTTTCGGCACCCGCTAA
- a CDS encoding aminopeptidase P N-terminal domain-containing protein, with the protein MMTPFIERRRKLLQQIGNDGIAILFAAPEQRRSNDTTFPFRQDSYFHYLTGFPETESVLVLDGAAQTATLYCRDKDPLRETWDGFRYGPEAAHEAFGLDAAYSISRWHEDLEKLLLNKSRLYALWGVYPEQDRLLMQAWSKVRQYAGQRIQLNTYAPDSLGDVSEILDAMRLVKDGHELALLEEAGEISAKAHIRAMQKTRPGVSELQIEAELLHEFMRHGARFPAYNSIVASGKNACCLHYVENKDVLNDGDLLLIDAGAEYQGYAGDISRTFPVNGKFNPAQKDLYEVVLAANEAAIAAVKPGADWRDLHQMTLRILVQGMVDFKLLQGTVDGNIESLAYQRYYMHGLGHWVGLDVHDVGGRWQNGEPILLQPGMCTTIEPGIYVNAADDIPEAFHNIGIRIEDNVYVTETGGKVYTASVPKSVAGIEEIMRG; encoded by the coding sequence ATGATGACTCCTTTTATAGAACGTCGCCGCAAACTACTTCAACAAATAGGCAACGACGGCATTGCCATATTGTTTGCCGCGCCTGAACAACGGCGCAGCAATGACACCACTTTCCCGTTTCGCCAAGACAGTTATTTTCATTATTTAACCGGCTTTCCGGAAACGGAATCGGTATTGGTGTTGGACGGTGCGGCGCAAACAGCCACGCTTTATTGCCGTGATAAAGATCCGCTGCGCGAAACATGGGACGGCTTTCGCTATGGCCCTGAAGCCGCACATGAGGCATTTGGTTTGGATGCGGCATACAGCATCAGCCGTTGGCATGAAGATTTAGAAAAACTGCTGCTGAATAAAAGCCGTTTATATGCCTTATGGGGCGTATATCCCGAACAAGACCGCTTATTGATGCAGGCATGGAGCAAGGTGCGGCAATATGCGGGGCAGCGTATTCAGTTGAATACTTATGCACCCGATAGTTTGGGTGATGTGTCAGAAATTCTGGATGCCATGCGTTTGGTGAAAGACGGGCATGAGTTGGCATTGTTGGAAGAAGCCGGTGAGATCAGCGCGAAAGCGCATATCCGAGCCATGCAGAAAACACGGCCGGGTGTGAGCGAATTGCAAATCGAAGCGGAATTATTGCATGAGTTTATGCGGCATGGTGCCCGTTTTCCTGCTTATAACAGCATTGTTGCCAGTGGTAAAAACGCCTGCTGTCTGCATTATGTTGAAAATAAAGATGTGTTGAACGACGGCGATTTATTGCTGATTGACGCGGGCGCGGAATATCAGGGTTATGCAGGCGATATCAGCCGCACGTTTCCGGTAAATGGCAAATTCAATCCCGCCCAAAAAGACCTTTACGAAGTGGTGTTGGCCGCCAATGAAGCTGCTATTGCCGCCGTGAAACCCGGTGCCGACTGGCGTGATTTGCATCAGATGACTTTGCGTATCTTGGTGCAGGGTATGGTGGATTTTAAATTATTACAGGGCACGGTAGACGGTAATATCGAGTCTTTAGCTTATCAGCGCTACTATATGCACGGCTTGGGGCATTGGGTCGGCTTAGATGTGCACGATGTGGGCGGCCGCTGGCAAAACGGCGAACCGATATTGCTGCAACCGGGGATGTGTACCACGATTGAGCCGGGTATTTATGTGAACGCCGCCGACGATATTCCCGAAGCTTTCCACAATATCGGTATCCGTATCGAAGACAATGTGTATGTAACCGAAACGGGAGGTAAGGTTTATACCGCTTCGGTGCCGAAAAGTGTTGCGGGGATTGAAGAGATTATGCGCGGCTGA
- the gshA gene encoding glutamate--cysteine ligase: MNLPAISPAYLPQLQEFERKILSNQIKIEAWFRQKWSEHQPPFYGSVDIRNAGYKMASIDMNLFPGGFNNLNPEFIQLSVHAAQDAVERSCPQAKSVLIVPENHTRNTFYLQNVYALSNILHTAGFEVRLGSLNPEITEPTEFETALGNKILLEPLLRTRGRVHLADGFSPCLVLLNNDLSAGIPDILRDISQTVLPPLHGGWTTRRKTSHFAAYDKVAEDFAKLIDIDVWNINPYFEQISGLNFQEREGEDILADAVERMLAKIQAKYDEKGITDKPFVIVKADAGTYGMGVMSVKSAEEIRGLNRKNRNKMAKVKEGLEVTEVIVQEGIYTYETLNGAVSEPVVYMMDRFVIGGFFRVHEGRGADENLNATGMSFVPLAQAIPVAEQEDSIDEERCKRIFAQWDALGVPQTSAENPDCECNRLYIYGVMARLSLLAASLELEQTAPK; the protein is encoded by the coding sequence ATGAACCTGCCCGCTATCTCACCGGCTTATCTGCCGCAACTGCAAGAATTCGAACGTAAAATACTAAGCAATCAAATTAAAATCGAAGCATGGTTCCGCCAAAAATGGTCGGAGCATCAACCACCGTTTTACGGCTCGGTCGATATCCGTAATGCCGGCTATAAAATGGCTTCTATCGATATGAATTTATTTCCCGGTGGTTTCAATAATCTAAACCCCGAATTTATCCAGCTTTCCGTACACGCTGCGCAAGATGCGGTGGAACGCTCATGCCCGCAGGCCAAATCGGTGTTGATTGTGCCTGAAAACCATACCCGCAATACTTTTTATCTGCAAAACGTGTATGCCTTGAGCAATATTTTGCACACTGCCGGTTTTGAAGTGCGCTTAGGCAGCCTGAATCCGGAAATTACCGAACCGACCGAATTTGAAACCGCTTTGGGCAATAAAATCCTACTTGAGCCGCTATTGCGTACACGCGGGCGCGTTCATTTGGCCGACGGCTTTTCACCCTGTTTAGTCTTATTAAACAACGACCTTTCCGCCGGCATTCCCGACATTTTGCGCGATATATCCCAAACCGTTTTACCGCCTCTGCACGGCGGCTGGACAACCCGCCGCAAAACCAGCCATTTTGCCGCTTATGACAAAGTGGCCGAAGACTTTGCCAAACTGATTGATATCGACGTATGGAATATCAATCCCTACTTCGAACAAATCAGCGGCTTGAATTTCCAAGAGCGCGAAGGTGAAGACATATTGGCCGACGCCGTTGAGCGGATGTTGGCCAAAATCCAAGCCAAATATGATGAAAAAGGCATTACCGACAAACCGTTTGTGATTGTGAAAGCCGATGCCGGCACCTACGGCATGGGCGTGATGAGTGTGAAATCCGCCGAAGAAATCCGCGGGCTAAACCGTAAAAACCGCAATAAAATGGCTAAGGTTAAAGAAGGCTTGGAAGTCACCGAAGTGATTGTGCAAGAAGGCATCTACACTTACGAAACACTCAACGGCGCCGTTTCCGAACCCGTTGTTTATATGATGGATCGGTTTGTTATCGGTGGCTTCTTCCGTGTTCATGAAGGCCGCGGTGCTGATGAAAACTTGAATGCAACCGGCATGTCTTTTGTGCCGTTGGCTCAGGCAATCCCAGTGGCCGAACAAGAAGACTCCATTGACGAAGAGCGCTGCAAACGTATTTTTGCCCAATGGGATGCGCTCGGCGTGCCCCAAACCAGTGCCGAAAATCCCGATTGCGAATGCAACCGCCTGTATATTTACGGCGTTATGGCGCGCTTATCACTACTTGCCGCTTCTTTGGAACTCGAACAAACCGCCCCGAAATAA
- a CDS encoding restriction endonuclease: MKIFMIRSPWRAVKAGYVGYGWAKVDFSQYQDTKALSDAFKQHYPTGVGRKTKNIERFFNLKEGDIVLVPSSKSVSIGKVKGKKKFNREWTKDNAGNLVSVDFCKVDGRVLKIARSDFSGQLGSRLKVRTAIANFNQFKDEINRIMDWIEKTGEVYRHSNYFSAQVELAKQKFKKELLQSIRKGSIWLEAGGRGLEELIREMLKIDGYQAKIKSKKQLSGIADIDIEAKKQASGIADIDTEVEKKNRFSKTHLLIQAKHHKGETNGHGLKQLIAYKDKDDDVDCQKWLITTAKVSDKNKQLAEQHNINIMEGEELVDWIYESIPHLSEKTKQALGIMEIPSLLK; encoded by the coding sequence ATGAAGATTTTTATGATACGCAGCCCTTGGCGTGCGGTTAAGGCAGGCTATGTAGGATATGGTTGGGCGAAAGTGGATTTTTCCCAATATCAAGATACCAAAGCGTTGTCTGATGCTTTTAAACAACATTATCCGACAGGTGTCGGCAGGAAAACAAAAAATATTGAGCGTTTTTTTAACTTGAAGGAGGGGGATATTGTGCTTGTACCGTCTAGTAAGTCGGTCAGTATCGGTAAGGTTAAAGGAAAGAAAAAATTTAATCGGGAATGGACAAAAGATAATGCCGGCAATTTGGTGTCGGTAGACTTTTGTAAAGTTGACGGGCGTGTTTTAAAAATAGCCCGTAGTGATTTTAGCGGACAATTAGGAAGCCGATTAAAGGTTCGTACCGCCATTGCAAATTTCAATCAATTTAAAGATGAAATCAACAGAATAATGGATTGGATTGAGAAAACAGGAGAAGTATACCGACATTCCAATTATTTTTCAGCGCAAGTCGAATTGGCAAAACAAAAGTTTAAAAAAGAACTACTTCAATCCATTCGCAAAGGAAGCATATGGTTGGAAGCCGGTGGCCGCGGCTTGGAAGAATTGATTCGGGAAATGCTTAAGATTGATGGCTATCAGGCAAAGATTAAATCGAAGAAACAATTATCTGGTATTGCAGATATAGATATTGAAGCCAAAAAACAAGCATCTGGCATTGCAGATATAGATACTGAGGTCGAAAAGAAAAATAGATTTTCTAAAACCCATTTATTAATACAGGCCAAACATCACAAAGGCGAAACCAACGGACACGGCTTAAAACAACTGATTGCCTATAAAGATAAAGATGATGATGTTGATTGCCAGAAATGGCTGATAACAACAGCGAAGGTTTCGGACAAGAACAAACAATTAGCCGAACAACATAATATTAACATTATGGAAGGGGAAGAGTTGGTTGATTGGATATATGAAAGCATTCCCCATTTATCAGAAAAAACCAAACAAGCATTAGGGATTATGGAAATTCCTTCATTATTGAAATAA
- a CDS encoding VanZ family protein yields the protein MKTIPLNRFAWAAVIWFLGGCYALLLREADGSVPPFAHFDKVVHFALFFAQIWLCAKAFMVENRPIPYRSLVVFAVFFAVCSEVEQALLTKTREGSVGDAVADMLGTAAALWLANKVAKAKGLVKVRADDGA from the coding sequence ATGAAAACCATACCGCTAAACCGTTTTGCATGGGCGGCCGTGATTTGGTTTCTCGGTGGCTGCTATGCTTTATTACTGCGCGAGGCCGACGGAAGTGTGCCGCCGTTTGCCCATTTCGATAAGGTGGTGCATTTTGCTTTGTTTTTTGCACAAATCTGGTTGTGTGCCAAAGCCTTTATGGTGGAAAACCGCCCGATTCCTTATCGTTCGCTGGTGGTGTTTGCCGTATTTTTTGCGGTATGCAGTGAGGTGGAGCAGGCTTTGCTCACAAAAACGCGTGAGGGTAGTGTGGGTGATGCGGTTGCTGATATGTTGGGAACGGCGGCAGCCTTATGGTTGGCCAATAAGGTGGCTAAGGCTAAGGGTTTGGTGAAGGTGCGTGCGGATGATGGTGCTTAA
- a CDS encoding dioxygenase: MSAILELIRTESPGTVAETLDFFLYECSLDEAPDAAEVAEWRAALVARGGKFIRLAEVCQTWLDEEGL; the protein is encoded by the coding sequence ATGTCTGCGATTTTAGAATTAATCCGTACCGAATCCCCGGGAACAGTGGCGGAAACTTTGGATTTCTTTTTATACGAATGCAGCTTGGACGAAGCGCCCGATGCGGCGGAAGTGGCCGAATGGCGGGCGGCTTTGGTAGCCAGAGGTGGAAAGTTTATCCGCTTGGCCGAAGTGTGCCAAACATGGCTGGATGAAGAGGGTTTATGA
- a CDS encoding GTPase/DUF3482 domain-containing protein, translating to MQKKPLSLAVVGHTNTGKTSLLRTLLRDSQFGEVKNAAATTRHVEEAVISDGSRALVCLYDTPGLEDAGGVLDWLEDHTSNRADGVERLQQFLDSPEAAGDFNQEAKVLRQLLQSDMALYVIDAREPVLNKYKDELTVLSWCAKPVMPVFNFIGGQDLNEWATMLARRGLHVHSGFDTVAFDFEGEIRLWDNLATMLPDRGILDDLMGMRRREWQKLDRDARLDIAHFLIDVAAYRQEIDEHDNPEPVLQTMQASVRQLERQLQRQLFQTYRFYHSEIDTGDWALKAFHQDPFDGELLKEYGIRIGTGAATGALIGMGVDMMTLGGSLGLGTAIGSVLGGVLPNMQTISDKLSGRQTLHIDPETVTLLAARALDLLHALQKRGHAAQAQIEMLSGKTPWQPAKLPPELNKARSQAKWSSLNTHSPESSRRERSEAARSLSGRLGG from the coding sequence ATGCAAAAGAAACCTCTATCCCTAGCCGTAGTCGGCCACACCAATACCGGCAAAACCTCATTGCTGCGTACGCTGTTGCGTGACAGTCAGTTCGGCGAAGTCAAAAACGCGGCGGCGACAACGCGCCATGTCGAAGAAGCGGTGATTAGCGACGGCAGCCGTGCTTTGGTTTGTTTATACGATACGCCCGGTTTGGAAGATGCGGGCGGGGTGTTGGATTGGCTGGAAGACCATACTTCCAACCGTGCGGACGGTGTCGAGCGTTTGCAGCAGTTTCTCGACAGCCCCGAAGCGGCCGGTGATTTTAATCAGGAAGCGAAAGTTTTGCGCCAATTATTGCAAAGCGATATGGCTTTGTATGTGATTGATGCCCGCGAGCCGGTGTTGAATAAATATAAAGACGAATTAACCGTTTTATCGTGGTGTGCCAAGCCGGTGATGCCGGTGTTTAATTTTATCGGCGGGCAGGATTTAAACGAATGGGCAACCATGCTGGCACGGCGCGGTTTGCATGTGCATAGCGGTTTCGATACGGTGGCGTTTGATTTCGAGGGTGAAATCAGGCTTTGGGATAATCTGGCTACTATGCTGCCCGATCGCGGCATTTTAGACGATTTAATGGGCATGCGCCGCCGCGAATGGCAGAAACTCGACCGCGATGCGCGTTTGGATATCGCCCATTTTCTGATTGATGTGGCGGCATACCGTCAGGAAATCGACGAACACGACAACCCCGAACCGGTTTTGCAAACCATGCAGGCTTCGGTTCGCCAGCTTGAGCGCCAACTTCAGCGGCAGTTGTTTCAAACCTATCGTTTTTATCATAGCGAAATCGACACGGGCGATTGGGCGCTGAAAGCGTTTCATCAGGATCCGTTTGATGGGGAATTGCTGAAAGAATACGGTATCCGCATCGGCACGGGCGCGGCCACCGGCGCTTTAATCGGCATGGGGGTGGATATGATGACGCTGGGCGGTTCGCTCGGTTTGGGCACGGCCATCGGCAGCGTATTGGGCGGGGTGCTGCCGAATATGCAGACCATCAGCGATAAATTATCGGGCAGGCAAACCCTGCATATCGACCCCGAAACCGTTACCTTATTGGCCGCCCGCGCTTTGGATTTATTGCACGCCCTGCAAAAACGCGGCCATGCGGCGCAGGCGCAGATTGAAATGCTAAGCGGCAAAACGCCTTGGCAGCCGGCCAAATTGCCGCCCGAATTGAATAAGGCACGCAGTCAGGCCAAATGGTCGTCGCTGAATACCCATTCGCCGGAATCCAGCCGCCGCGAGCGTTCGGAAGCCGCGCGGTCTTTATCGGGTCGGCTTGGCGGGTAA